TCATTAATAAAAGCGGAGAAAATAAATGAAATTTACTCAAATGGCAAAAGCTAACGAAATCGAAAGAGATTGGATAGTAATCGATGCAACTGATAAAGTATTCGGAAGAATAATCACGGAAGTTGCGACTATCTTAAGAGGTAAGAATAAGCCTTACTATACACCTCATGTTGATTGTGGAGATTACGTTGTAATCATAAATGCTTCTAAAGCAAAATTTTCTGGTAATAAACTAGAAACTAAAAACTATTTCACTCACTCAGGGTATTTTGGTAGTACAAAAACTCATAAAATGTCTGATATGTTTGAAAATAATCCTGAAAAATTATACAAACTATCAACTAGAGGGATGCTTCCAAAGACTACTCTTGGGA
This genomic interval from Poseidonibacter antarcticus contains the following:
- the rplM gene encoding 50S ribosomal protein L13, giving the protein MKFTQMAKANEIERDWIVIDATDKVFGRIITEVATILRGKNKPYYTPHVDCGDYVVIINASKAKFSGNKLETKNYFTHSGYFGSTKTHKMSDMFENNPEKLYKLSTRGMLPKTTLGKNMLKKLKVYAGSDHPHTAQIKG